One window from the genome of Enterococcus haemoperoxidus ATCC BAA-382 encodes:
- a CDS encoding energy-coupling factor transporter transmembrane component T has protein sequence MEKTYVTFDPRSKLCTILFASFLLMFPLPFKAEILFVTLLYGLFILNGSLKKGTIFYSIFWLLVLGDYLLFPYIDNGFAAFFDFLFVGNRRMLPTIMAAAFAMNRTKISEWIAALKKCHVPFGLIIPLTVLFRFFPTLFQDFRSIRNAMKYRGIAVSTIDLFLHPFQTMEYIIVPILMSAENTSLDLSSAALVRGLGNPQSHTSVYEIRLKVQDYLLIGTLILCGIVGRLIE, from the coding sequence ATGGAAAAAACATACGTAACGTTTGATCCCAGAAGTAAACTTTGTACGATTTTATTTGCCAGCTTTTTATTGATGTTTCCATTACCATTTAAAGCAGAAATTTTATTTGTGACGCTCTTGTATGGATTATTTATTTTAAATGGTAGTCTAAAAAAAGGCACGATTTTTTATAGTATTTTTTGGTTGCTTGTTTTAGGAGATTATTTATTATTTCCTTATATCGATAATGGTTTTGCGGCGTTCTTTGATTTTTTATTTGTAGGGAATCGGCGGATGCTACCAACGATTATGGCGGCAGCTTTTGCTATGAATCGGACAAAAATTAGTGAATGGATTGCGGCTTTAAAAAAGTGCCATGTGCCTTTTGGTCTAATTATCCCCTTAACGGTGCTATTTCGATTCTTTCCTACACTTTTTCAAGATTTTAGAAGCATTCGCAATGCGATGAAATATCGTGGGATTGCTGTTTCTACGATTGATTTGTTCCTTCATCCATTTCAAACGATGGAGTACATTATTGTACCAATCTTGATGTCGGCAGAAAATACATCGTTAGATTTATCTTCGGCGGCATTAGTGCGTGGGTTAGGAAACCCCCAATCGCATACCAGTGTCTATGAGATTCGTTTAAAAGTTCAAGATTATTTATTGATTGGTACATTGATTCTTTGTGGCATTGTTGGGAGGTTGATTGAATGA
- a CDS encoding MptD family putative ECF transporter S component, translated as MKKLKIQDFISIGIYTAIYFLVVTIAMVILRFTVPAFNSILIPSATALFAGIVYLLVIHRIPRFGAITIMGSVMGLFFLISGHFPLSFLPNILCAVAADWIQYHTKLSGKIRTMVSYTVFSFGLMGPVLPLWFMKNAYIDSLVARGKDAVYIDKVFAPITTTTFYVCVAAVIICSILGIMIGQRIYEKHFDKAKGKNYGKNIRNV; from the coding sequence ATGAAAAAGTTAAAAATACAGGATTTTATTTCTATCGGCATTTATACCGCTATTTATTTTTTAGTCGTAACGATTGCAATGGTCATTTTACGATTTACAGTTCCAGCCTTTAATTCAATTCTTATTCCGAGCGCTACAGCACTTTTTGCAGGGATTGTTTATCTATTGGTGATCCACCGCATTCCTCGTTTTGGAGCGATTACGATCATGGGTAGTGTGATGGGGCTATTCTTTTTAATTTCAGGTCATTTTCCGTTATCATTTTTACCTAATATCCTTTGTGCGGTAGCGGCTGACTGGATTCAGTATCACACAAAACTATCTGGAAAAATTCGAACAATGGTCAGTTACACTGTGTTTAGTTTTGGTTTGATGGGACCTGTACTACCATTGTGGTTTATGAAAAATGCTTATATTGATTCATTGGTGGCTCGTGGCAAAGATGCAGTTTACATCGATAAAGTATTTGCACCGATCACAACAACAACCTTTTATGTTTGTGTTGCAGCTGTCATTATCTGTAGTATTTTAGGCATAATGATTGGACAAAGGATTTATGAGAAGCACTTTGACAAAGCTAAAGGAAAAAATTATGGAAAAAACATACGTAACGTTTGA
- a CDS encoding ABC transporter ATP-binding protein has protein sequence MIDLHDVTFAYEDQETIIQEVELQVKSGEFIVLCGKSGCGKSTLLRILNGLIPELYTGELTGTGSVLDQELLTKEFNAYVRDIGVVFQNPKTQFFTSDVYSELAFAMENYGIPREEMIRRIDEITSLFSLEEFLERSMFHLSGGQKQLIAFASASMLKHRLFLLDEPSSNLDEATIEQLKAYLQVLKNQGMTIIVSEHRLYYLTDLADRYLVMDKGHIVKGYTSQEMRTKSSLEIKGMGLRSLEQTSLKKVVEPDKTEGKLTLTCVGLEFHYRKQSSVLKIPSLTLNSSYITGIIGHNGAGKSTFSKLLSGLIKPKEGVIKLNEQVMNPKELIKESFVVMQDVNLQLFFETVEKEISLNAKNTNEFDKIVAMLNLEPLLCRHPQTLSGGEKQRVAIASALLSGKKIIIFDEPTSGLDLMHMEEVSNTIRWLHHENILVLVITHDKEFLNQTCQRILHFEKGNSIEDYFIEPTIKE, from the coding sequence ATGATTGATTTACATGATGTGACGTTTGCTTATGAAGATCAGGAAACGATCATCCAAGAAGTAGAATTACAAGTCAAATCGGGTGAGTTTATCGTTTTATGTGGTAAAAGTGGCTGCGGTAAATCGACGCTTTTAAGAATTCTAAATGGTTTGATTCCTGAATTATACACTGGAGAATTAACGGGAACAGGTTCTGTTTTAGACCAAGAGTTGTTAACAAAAGAATTTAATGCGTATGTGCGTGATATTGGGGTTGTGTTTCAAAATCCAAAGACACAATTTTTTACGAGTGATGTATATTCTGAGTTGGCATTTGCGATGGAAAATTATGGCATACCAAGAGAAGAAATGATCCGTCGAATCGATGAAATAACCAGTTTGTTCTCGTTAGAAGAATTTTTAGAACGAAGTATGTTTCATTTATCTGGTGGTCAAAAGCAATTGATTGCTTTTGCTTCTGCCAGTATGCTGAAGCATCGTTTATTTTTATTAGATGAACCGTCAAGTAATTTGGATGAAGCAACGATTGAGCAATTAAAAGCCTACTTGCAAGTATTGAAAAATCAAGGGATGACGATCATTGTATCTGAGCATCGTTTGTATTATTTGACGGATCTGGCAGATCGCTATTTAGTTATGGACAAAGGACATATCGTTAAAGGGTATACAAGTCAAGAAATGAGAACGAAATCCTCTTTAGAAATCAAGGGAATGGGGTTACGTTCTCTTGAACAAACATCTCTTAAAAAAGTTGTAGAACCAGATAAAACTGAAGGGAAACTGACGTTAACATGTGTGGGGCTAGAGTTTCATTATCGCAAACAATCATCTGTGCTGAAAATCCCTTCACTAACCTTGAATAGCTCTTATATTACTGGAATCATTGGGCATAATGGTGCAGGCAAATCAACGTTTTCAAAACTTTTATCTGGATTGATCAAACCAAAAGAAGGCGTGATTAAGTTAAACGAGCAAGTCATGAATCCAAAAGAGTTGATTAAGGAAAGTTTTGTTGTGATGCAAGATGTTAATTTACAATTGTTTTTTGAAACAGTTGAAAAAGAGATAAGCTTGAATGCTAAAAACACAAATGAGTTTGATAAAATTGTCGCTATGCTGAATTTAGAACCACTTTTATGTCGGCATCCGCAAACCTTATCAGGCGGCGAAAAACAGCGAGTTGCAATTGCAAGTGCCTTATTATCAGGGAAAAAAATTATCATATTTGACGAGCCAACAAGTGGGTTGGATTTGATGCATATGGAAGAGGTCAGTAACACGATACGTTGGTTGCACCATGAAAATATTTTAGTTTTAGTGATTACGCACGACAAAGAGTTTCTCAATCAAACCTGTCAGCGAATCCTTCATTTTGAAAAAGGAAATAGTATCGAAGATTACTTTATTGAACCAACTATAAAAGAATAA